From Novipirellula caenicola, a single genomic window includes:
- a CDS encoding multiheme c-type cytochrome: MLLTTSTRFPIATVAFLVGLFFLTTSQNGFADRLLDHFPSAASSGCMACHAEIEPIREVGSEMLNQIMQRGEALGDPAGCVVCHNGDPNERVDKAKAHGGDDFYPQPSSPWVNAETCGQCHEDQVRVQWQSLMMTEAGKIQGVCWAFGSLTGYEHKWANYAVENPTDPSERLGTDAYRKYMAVLKDKEPNVFVDRHEPLPDALQPGELDRLEQDPSLAAFTYIRQECQRCHHAVKGRQERGDFRGMGCSSCHVPYGNEGLYEGDDPSIPHDEPGHALVHSIQGTRDAKVTVHGKTYSGIPVETCTTCHDRGKRIGVSFQGLMETPFHSPYAEDGGDQPKLHTKHYLAMEQDIHYQKGMTCQDCHTSLDVHGDGFLAGANLAAVQIECSDCHGTPDQFPWELPLGFMDEFDEVPASGEPRGLTDTPLPHTLQGAQVDKRDGFLLTARGNPYENVVRDGDEIIVYTAAGADIRMKPLKTLMQENKISERGRVAMQGVASHLQQMECYSCHASWTPQCYGCHVKIDFTQKDKCPECNESKQGFDWVAAGRLHGEDEHRADRGEEGFETNIPGKVSESRSYERWEEPMLGINGEGRVSPLAPGCQTSVTIIGQDGKPLMLNHIFKTEANSEGGGEDGQLSIDMSPTQPHTITKNARSCESCHASNKALGLGIGSTRPWNEQHVVDLQSIDGTILPKQSQPQMAAIENLDHDWSQIVDREGQQVATVGHHFQLSRAFNKEELDRISREGTCIACHKEIPTASLAVSLLHHVAQYTGQTPKSPGEHDALLNKIVLSSAWGQAIGIIALPLLGIWGLTRHRRRKVG; the protein is encoded by the coding sequence ATGTTACTTACCACCTCGACTCGGTTCCCGATCGCTACGGTGGCGTTTTTGGTCGGCTTGTTTTTTCTGACGACCAGCCAAAACGGTTTTGCGGATCGGCTGTTGGACCACTTTCCATCTGCAGCATCCTCTGGCTGCATGGCCTGTCACGCCGAGATCGAGCCGATCCGCGAAGTTGGCTCCGAGATGCTCAACCAGATCATGCAGCGGGGTGAAGCCCTGGGCGACCCCGCAGGCTGTGTCGTCTGCCACAACGGCGATCCGAACGAGCGAGTGGATAAAGCCAAGGCGCATGGCGGTGATGATTTCTACCCGCAACCGAGCAGCCCCTGGGTCAACGCGGAAACGTGTGGCCAATGCCACGAGGACCAAGTTCGAGTCCAATGGCAGAGTTTGATGATGACCGAAGCGGGCAAGATCCAAGGCGTCTGCTGGGCGTTTGGTTCGCTCACCGGTTACGAACACAAATGGGCAAACTACGCCGTCGAAAATCCCACCGACCCCAGCGAGCGTCTTGGGACCGACGCCTATCGCAAGTACATGGCGGTGCTGAAAGACAAAGAGCCGAACGTTTTCGTTGATCGTCACGAGCCGCTTCCTGACGCGCTACAGCCGGGTGAACTGGATCGGTTGGAACAAGACCCATCGCTTGCCGCATTCACCTACATTCGCCAAGAATGTCAACGCTGCCATCATGCCGTCAAAGGCCGACAAGAACGAGGCGATTTTCGCGGCATGGGATGTTCCTCGTGTCACGTTCCCTATGGAAACGAAGGGCTCTACGAAGGCGACGATCCATCGATCCCGCACGATGAACCGGGGCATGCGCTGGTGCATTCGATTCAAGGCACTCGCGATGCAAAGGTCACCGTTCACGGCAAAACCTACAGCGGCATTCCGGTGGAAACCTGCACCACGTGTCACGACCGTGGCAAACGGATCGGCGTCTCGTTTCAAGGATTGATGGAAACGCCCTTTCATTCACCCTATGCCGAAGACGGCGGCGACCAACCCAAGCTGCATACCAAACATTACCTGGCGATGGAGCAGGACATTCACTACCAAAAAGGAATGACTTGCCAGGATTGCCATACCTCACTGGACGTTCACGGCGACGGTTTTCTTGCCGGAGCGAATCTTGCCGCAGTGCAGATCGAATGTTCCGATTGCCACGGCACGCCCGATCAATTTCCCTGGGAGTTGCCTCTCGGGTTCATGGACGAGTTCGATGAAGTGCCGGCATCGGGCGAACCACGCGGACTGACCGACACTCCGCTGCCGCATACGCTGCAAGGGGCCCAGGTCGACAAACGTGATGGTTTCTTGTTGACCGCGCGCGGTAACCCCTACGAAAATGTCGTCCGCGATGGCGACGAGATCATTGTCTATACCGCCGCCGGTGCCGACATTCGCATGAAGCCGCTGAAGACGTTAATGCAAGAGAACAAAATCAGCGAGCGGGGGCGTGTCGCGATGCAAGGCGTGGCATCGCATCTGCAGCAGATGGAATGTTATTCGTGCCATGCATCCTGGACGCCCCAGTGTTATGGGTGCCACGTCAAAATCGATTTCACTCAGAAAGACAAATGCCCTGAGTGCAATGAATCCAAACAAGGGTTCGACTGGGTTGCGGCTGGACGTCTGCATGGCGAGGACGAGCATCGGGCCGATCGAGGCGAAGAGGGCTTTGAGACGAACATCCCCGGAAAGGTTAGCGAGAGTCGCAGCTACGAACGCTGGGAAGAACCGATGTTGGGGATCAACGGCGAAGGCCGCGTCAGCCCCCTGGCTCCCGGCTGCCAAACCTCGGTGACCATTATTGGACAAGACGGTAAGCCACTGATGCTGAACCATATTTTTAAGACCGAAGCGAACAGTGAAGGGGGTGGCGAGGACGGCCAGTTGTCGATCGACATGAGTCCGACTCAGCCGCATACGATCACCAAAAACGCACGCTCGTGCGAATCGTGTCATGCGTCAAACAAAGCACTCGGATTGGGGATCGGTTCGACGCGTCCGTGGAACGAGCAGCATGTGGTCGATCTGCAATCGATCGACGGCACGATCCTACCGAAGCAATCGCAACCACAGATGGCCGCGATTGAAAATCTCGATCACGACTGGTCTCAGATTGTCGACCGTGAAGGGCAACAGGTTGCCACGGTGGGGCATCACTTCCAGTTATCGCGTGCGTTCAACAAAGAGGAGCTTGATCGGATCAGTCGCGAAGGAACTTGTATCGCATGTCACAAAGAGATTCCCACCGCGTCGTTGGCCGTCAGTCTGTTGCATCACGTTGCGCAGTACACCGGGCAAACGCCCAAATCGCCTGGCGAGCATGATGCG
- a CDS encoding CBS domain-containing protein gives MKTETAPTAQDLMNRDVRTIPPAMHLVDIVAFLQRHKLSNAPVTKREGNQQRLLGFVSEGDCLECLANELFYGNPSPVQTAETIMKRHPTCVTPETDIFTLTSIFMSHRFRHLPVVDGAILLGIVSRRDILKSLDKYYREWSDTRDHERFPVDLHEIINLRFLVGK, from the coding sequence ATGAAGACTGAAACCGCCCCCACCGCGCAGGACCTGATGAATCGTGATGTCCGAACGATTCCTCCGGCAATGCATTTAGTCGACATTGTCGCGTTTCTGCAAAGGCACAAGCTGTCCAACGCTCCTGTAACAAAACGCGAAGGCAACCAACAACGATTGTTGGGCTTTGTTTCCGAAGGCGATTGTCTGGAATGCTTGGCAAATGAGCTTTTTTACGGCAACCCAAGTCCGGTACAGACAGCGGAAACGATCATGAAACGGCATCCCACCTGCGTGACGCCGGAGACCGACATTTTCACACTAACCTCAATTTTCATGAGCCATCGCTTCCGCCACTTGCCGGTGGTCGACGGAGCGATCTTGCTGGGGATTGTCAGTCGCCGTGACATTCTCAAATCGCTCGACAAATACTATCGCGAGTGGTCGGACACTCGCGATCATGAACGCTTCCCAGTGGACTTGCACGAGATCATCAATTTACGTTTCCTGGTTGGCAAGTAG